CCGTCCTGGATCATCTCCAGCTCTTCGGCCGTCGGACGTCCGACCTTGATCACCATCCCGGAACGGCCGTAGAGCTCGGAGGGAGAATAGACGATGCGCGCCCCCGCGCGTTCATAGTCGAGGTCCGAAAAACCCGCACCCAGCCCTGCCTCACGTTCCACATAGCACGTATGCCCGCCGTGGGTCAACAATTCCACTCCGGCGGGGGTCAGGCCAACGCGATATTCGTCGGCCCGGATCTCACGAGGCACTCCTATGTGCATGGCAAAGCCTCCCAGGAAATTCAGATATCAGATATCTGAATTCAGATATCTGAATTGAACAGGCAATGAGCAATTAGTAGATTCCGTACTTCTTCGCAGTATCATACAGCGCAACAACATTCTCCGTCGGCGAGTTGTCCTGCAGCATGTGCGTGGGCGACAGCGCATAGCCTCCGCCGGGCATCATGATCTCGAGCGTTTCCTTCACCATCGTCACCGTTTCTTCCTTCGTTCCACGCGCCACCACGCCGGCCGTTGAAATGCACCCGTGGAAGGACATCCGGTCGCCATAGCGCTGCTTGAGATAGGCCGGCGCCATGTCCTTCGCCTCCGGCTGCAGCGTGTCCGCAATGGTGATCCCCATCTCGAGAAAATCATCGAACGCCCAGCTGCTCGAGCCACAGGAATGGATCATCACGGGTATGCCGAAATGCCGCGCAAGATCGGAGAAGCGCTGATGTTGCGGACGGACATGCTTCCGGAAGAGGTCCAGCCCGATCATCGGCCCCCGTTGCGTGCCGAGATCTTCACCCAGCCAGAGGATGTCGATCGCCCCCTTCGCTGCCTCCAGGGCACGCTCGAGCATCGCCAGTTGCACTTCGTTCTTCCGCGTCATGAAGCGTAGGCAGGCCTCATCATCGGTCATGAGATCCACAAGCACCTGCTCCACACCACGGATCATCCCGGCGGTGTTGATCATGTCCCCGGCACCGGGGTTGCCGACCATCAGACAGTACCCTTCCATCGCTTTGCACATTGCCGGGATGGCGGAATAATCGAAGTCGTCCGGCGACGGCATCGGCCAGGCGTTCACCGCCTCAACGTCGGCGTCTTTCAACGGAAAGTCGCAATAGTCCCAGTACCCGCCGCTCTCATGCTCCACCCAACGCGTATGGATCCCCCAGAGGTCGATCATGCGGCCTTCCACCGGGGCATGCAGGGTTGGTCCGATGTACGCCGGAACGATCTCGCGGAAATCCACGCCGAGCGTGCGGCGCAGGCCTTCGTCGTCGTTCGCCGCCAGGCCATAGTGCGCTTTCAGACGGGCATCGATGCCAGGATTGGCGAGGTAGTCGATCGGTACGCGATCCGGGATTTCGTGAGCAAAGGCGAGTTTGACGCGTTCTTTGGAGGTCATGGGGACGGTGTGACGGTGTGGGGTGTATTTCTTTTGAAGTTATGAAAAAGGAAGCAAAGGAGCAAAGAGAACGGCGCCAGGCGCGATCGCCCGATCGTCGGATTCTTTGCTCCCTGGCCCCCGTGCCTCACCGCACTTCGAAAACGGGTACGCGCCCCGCATCCTGGATCCGGACGGTCACCGGGACACCGCCGCGCGGGAAGACCACGGTGTAGATGCCATTCTCATGCGTCACCGTCGCCGTTCCGCGCGCGCCGCCCCGCACGGGCTCAAGCACCGACACGAGGAACGACTCCTTCGCGCTACGTGCCGTCGACGCCTCGATGAACGGCCACATCGCCGCCTTCGCCGCGGGGATGTCCGGCACGGCGGTGCGAACACTCACACCGGTCCCGCCGATCGCCAGCCCGCGGAGTGACGCATGCGGCCGGGTAATGGAGAAGCCCTCCTCGGATGTTGCGACACTCCCCTTCCCATCATTGTTGTACGCATAGAAGCGTGCCTGCAATGTTGATGGGGTCGTCTTCTTCACGAGCTTGTCGATCACGATCACCGCCGGGAGACGTGTCATGGTGATCACCGTGCGCGTGATCAAGGCCACGTCGGGCAACACCAGCCGGTACGCCGGTGTCGCATCGCTCGTCCAGAAGAAGTACCCGTCGCGTTCGCCGTGGCGTATGAGCGAGGCGTGCGCTTCGGAGGCGTTCGTGCCGTCAATGCCGCTCACATACTGATGCCCCTGCCCATCCACGAGCGCGGCGCTGTGTCCCGGCGTGAGCCTCATCTTCCAGGAGGAATCCAGACGCGCGTACGGCGGCCGCATGGGATCGGTCACAAGCCGTTCACCGAAGGCTTTGACGATGATCCCGTTCCGGTCGGCGTGCTCATGATTGAATGGCGGTCCGCTCCTCATCGCCACGACCAGATCGTCCGGTCCGTATCCTGTCCGTCCGACGATCCAGTCAAGGTCCGAGTGCCAGAGCCGCGTGCCGGCCACCGGCGGGGTCGCCTGGACGGTCGAATCATAGTACAGCACCGACCACGCATCATGGGAGACAGCCATCGTCGAGCCGAACCATTGAGCGACACCATCGCGCGTTTGTCGCGCGATCCAGTAGGACACCGATGCATGGCCACCGGTGCTTGCATCGCCGAAGTTCACGGATGCCGTCGGGTCGTCCTTCGCGGGAAGCGACATTCCAAGGAGATAGTCCTGATATCCCTGCCAGTTCAGCAGATCGGTAAGGTCCGCGACGCCTGCGAGCTTGAGCGCCTCCACCGCCTGGATGAGGTGCAGGGTCGTGTAGTGGGCATACGACACACCTTCGTTGTACGATCCGTCCCGCGCATAGATGTCCCGGAACGTCCCGACACTGTACACCGCCTGCTCGAGCCAGCGCTCGGTATTGGCATCGGGCCCGAGATGCTTCCTGTACACGAGTGCACTGAGCGCGAGGACGGATGCAGGAATGGCCTTGAGGTTGATCGTATTCAGGATGATGGGCCAGCGAGCGAGGGACGTGACCCGTTCGAGAGGACGGTGCTCGAAATACGTGCTCGCCGTGTCCATCGTCCACCCCTTCACGCGGTCAGGATACCGCATCCCGTACACAGCGCGGAAGGAGGGCTCGGTTCCCCGGGCCGCCATGGTCTTCAACCATTCGGTTCGTGTTGTGCGCGGGACCCTGTCCCCGAGTGATTCCACCACCATCGCGACAGCCAGGGCGGAGTTGGGTGCGCGCTGCAGCCCGATGACCTCCGTGCCGCCTTCCAGGAAGTAGTCCCACTTCGGGAACTTCATCAGCGTCGACACGCACTCGGCCGCCAGGTCGGCGGCGTCTCCATCGCCGGTGAAGAGATACACCAATGCCATCCGCTGGGCAAGTGTGCCGATGCGCTCGATGTCGTAGAGATGGTCATTGTACCTGACACCCCCGCGCAGGAATGCGCGTTCGCGTACCCGGTCAACGGTGTCCATCTGCTTACGGAGATCGGCAAAGGCCGGGTGATGCATGTAGAGCTCGTGGAACCGCGCGCGGTCCGCATCCCGGAAGAAGACCGGCGTGGTATCGGCAGCAACGGCTCCCTGCACCAGCAGCAGGGTGAGCGCAACGATGTACGTACAGCGTGGGAGGATGTATCGCATGATGGCTCCTTGTCTGAACGGAGGGATGGGACTCTGTTGACGTTCAACCTAGCCAAACGCATCCAGAGAATCAATACAACGTTGGAGCTGATTTCTTGAGAACAGAGCGGACGGTCCGGGAGGGCAGAGTTGCGGCTTGATTGTGGTTTGGGTATCTTGAGACATTCCACCTGCGGTTCATATCCATAACGCCACCGGAGTCTCCCATGAAGGTCCTCATTTCAGACGGCATCTCCCCTGACGGAGCAAAGATCCTCACGGATGCGGGGCTGCACGTCGACAACGTGAAGCTCACGCCGGAAGAGTTGTTGCAGCGGATCGGCGACTACGATGCCATCCTCGTCCGCTCGGCCACCAAGGTCACCAAGGAAGTCATCGCGGCAGGCAGGAATCTCAGGGTCATCGCCCGTGGCGGGGTCGGCCTGGACAACATCGACGCGGCCGCGGCCGCCGCAGCCAATATCACGGTCCTCAATACCCCCGGCGCATCCGCGATATCGGTCGCCGAGATGGCCCTCGCGCACATGCTGGCGGTAAGCCGGTTCCTCCATCTCAGCACCATGGAGATGCGCGCCGGCAAGTGGCCGAAGAAGGAATTCGGCGGCGGGATCGAACTGTACAACAAGACCCTCGGTATCCTC
Above is a window of Ignavibacteriota bacterium DNA encoding:
- a CDS encoding heparinase II/III family protein, with the protein product MRYILPRCTYIVALTLLLVQGAVAADTTPVFFRDADRARFHELYMHHPAFADLRKQMDTVDRVRERAFLRGGVRYNDHLYDIERIGTLAQRMALVYLFTGDGDAADLAAECVSTLMKFPKWDYFLEGGTEVIGLQRAPNSALAVAMVVESLGDRVPRTTRTEWLKTMAARGTEPSFRAVYGMRYPDRVKGWTMDTASTYFEHRPLERVTSLARWPIILNTINLKAIPASVLALSALVYRKHLGPDANTERWLEQAVYSVGTFRDIYARDGSYNEGVSYAHYTTLHLIQAVEALKLAGVADLTDLLNWQGYQDYLLGMSLPAKDDPTASVNFGDASTGGHASVSYWIARQTRDGVAQWFGSTMAVSHDAWSVLYYDSTVQATPPVAGTRLWHSDLDWIVGRTGYGPDDLVVAMRSGPPFNHEHADRNGIIVKAFGERLVTDPMRPPYARLDSSWKMRLTPGHSAALVDGQGHQYVSGIDGTNASEAHASLIRHGERDGYFFWTSDATPAYRLVLPDVALITRTVITMTRLPAVIVIDKLVKKTTPSTLQARFYAYNNDGKGSVATSEEGFSITRPHASLRGLAIGGTGVSVRTAVPDIPAAKAAMWPFIEASTARSAKESFLVSVLEPVRGGARGTATVTHENGIYTVVFPRGGVPVTVRIQDAGRVPVFEVR